One stretch of Comamonas testosteroni DNA includes these proteins:
- a CDS encoding Lrp/AsnC ligand binding domain-containing protein, giving the protein MIDASEVDIDRIDRKILAILQTDGRISNLRLAEQVALSPTAVQARVARLTRDGYILGYEARLNPQKLGVGMTVFVEVLLDRTTPHVFDEFKAAVLAYPAIMECHMVAGGFDYLLKTRMADMAAYRDFAGRVLWQLPGVRETRTYAVMEEIKDDARLPL; this is encoded by the coding sequence ATGATCGATGCTTCAGAAGTGGATATCGACAGGATTGATCGAAAAATACTGGCAATTCTGCAAACCGATGGGCGCATATCCAATCTGCGCCTGGCAGAGCAGGTGGCGCTGTCGCCCACAGCCGTACAGGCCCGTGTGGCCCGGCTTACGCGCGATGGTTACATCCTGGGCTACGAAGCGCGGCTGAACCCGCAGAAGCTGGGCGTGGGCATGACGGTGTTTGTCGAGGTGCTGCTGGACCGAACCACGCCCCATGTGTTTGACGAATTCAAGGCCGCCGTGCTGGCTTACCCGGCCATCATGGAGTGCCATATGGTGGCAGGGGGGTTTGACTATCTGCTCAAGACCCGTATGGCCGATATGGCGGCTTACCGTGACTTCGCGGGCCGGGTGCTGTGGCAGCTTCCGGGCGTGCGCGAGACCAGAACCTATGCGGTGATGGAGGAGATCAAGGACGATGCGCGGCTGCCTCTGTAG
- a CDS encoding PAS domain-containing methyl-accepting chemotaxis protein — MRVNAPVTQREYSFDEHATLMSTTDTESYIKYANQAFMEVSGFEPQEILGQTHNLVRHPDMPPAAFADMWATLKSGEPWSALVKNRRKNGDHYWVRANAIPIIRNDKAKGYMSVRTQPERKEVEAAQKLYESMHDKGGSAPELHKGIVSQKGLGKLLSIWRHMGVRRRIRLNSLALWGALVLGAWLLAQSQMQFLSMAAFMTVALMVMTLLLESQFATPLELLKRQSLNVATGNNRQTQYLQRTDEIGTTLRTVNQIGLMFRWLVDDVNQQALNVQQACNEIEQGNSYLHGQTEQLAVNVAQTSASMEQITARVQSSADTAQKAGVLASEASAAALRGGQSMDQIVSTMESITANSRRIADIVGVIDSIAFQTNLLALNAAVEAARAGEHGRGFAVVAGEVRALAQRSADAAKEIKALIQASTATVEAGSLVVSDAGSNIGDIVSQARSVADFIAEISKATREQSEEISQVGKSVADMDYLTQQNAQLVTQGTQASSSLQWQVKNLVEAIGVFR; from the coding sequence ATGAGAGTCAATGCACCAGTGACACAGCGGGAGTACAGCTTTGATGAGCATGCAACTCTGATGTCCACCACGGACACGGAGAGCTACATCAAATATGCCAATCAGGCGTTCATGGAGGTCAGCGGCTTCGAGCCGCAAGAGATCCTCGGGCAGACGCACAATCTGGTGCGCCACCCGGACATGCCCCCGGCCGCTTTTGCCGACATGTGGGCCACGCTCAAAAGCGGCGAGCCCTGGAGCGCACTGGTCAAGAACCGGCGCAAGAACGGGGACCACTACTGGGTTCGGGCCAATGCCATTCCCATCATCCGCAATGACAAGGCCAAGGGCTATATGTCGGTGCGCACCCAGCCCGAGCGCAAAGAGGTCGAGGCGGCGCAAAAGCTGTATGAGTCCATGCACGACAAGGGCGGTTCAGCTCCCGAGCTGCACAAAGGCATAGTCTCCCAGAAGGGGCTGGGGAAGCTGCTGTCGATCTGGCGGCACATGGGGGTGCGCCGGCGCATTCGCCTGAACTCGCTGGCCTTGTGGGGCGCTCTGGTGCTTGGGGCCTGGCTGCTGGCTCAAAGCCAGATGCAGTTCCTGTCGATGGCGGCCTTCATGACGGTGGCCCTGATGGTGATGACGCTATTGCTCGAGAGCCAGTTCGCCACGCCGCTGGAGCTGCTCAAGCGTCAGTCGCTGAACGTGGCCACCGGCAACAACCGGCAGACGCAATACCTGCAGCGCACGGATGAAATCGGCACCACGCTGCGCACGGTCAACCAGATCGGTCTCATGTTCCGCTGGCTGGTGGACGATGTGAATCAGCAGGCGCTCAATGTTCAGCAGGCCTGTAACGAGATCGAGCAGGGCAACAGCTATCTGCACGGGCAGACGGAGCAGTTGGCGGTGAATGTGGCCCAGACCTCGGCCTCCATGGAGCAGATCACGGCCCGGGTTCAGTCCAGCGCCGATACAGCCCAAAAAGCCGGTGTGCTGGCCAGCGAAGCCAGCGCGGCGGCCTTGCGCGGGGGCCAGTCCATGGATCAGATCGTCTCCACCATGGAGTCGATTACGGCCAACTCCCGCCGCATTGCCGACATCGTCGGCGTGATTGACAGCATTGCCTTTCAAACCAACTTGCTGGCGCTGAATGCGGCCGTGGAGGCCGCCCGCGCAGGCGAGCATGGCAGGGGGTTTGCCGTGGTTGCCGGTGAGGTGCGGGCCCTGGCGCAGCGCAGCGCCGATGCCGCCAAGGAGATCAAGGCGCTGATTCAGGCCAGCACGGCCACTGTCGAGGCGGGCTCTCTGGTGGTCAGCGATGCGGGGAGCAATATCGGGGATATCGTCTCTCAGGCGCGCAGCGTGGCGGACTTCATTGCCGAGATCAGCAAGGCCACGCGCGAACAAAGCGAGGAGATCAGCCAGGTCGGGAAGTCGGTGGCGGACATGGACTATCTGACGCAGCAGAACGCGCAACTGGTGACCCAGGGGACGCAGGCGTCGAGCAGCCTGCAATGGCAGGTGAAAAATCTCGTGGAAGCGATTGGCGTGTTCCGCTAG
- the putA gene encoding trifunctional transcriptional regulator/proline dehydrogenase/L-glutamate gamma-semialdehyde dehydrogenase, giving the protein MVKAAHPLASRLYDTCTDMPTFTALPDSSRPADELRQAISCATRMAESDAVARLLPAATLPPAEAAQVADHAQKLVEQLRAQPASAGRQGLVQGLLQEFSLSSQEGVALMCLAEALLRIPDAATRDALIRDKLRGGDWQAHLGKSPSLFVNAAAWGLVVTGKLVDTHSESGLLAALKRITARGGEPLVRKGVDMAMRLMGEQFVMGETISQALERARELQTRGFRYSYDMLGEAALTAEDAQRYMQSYVNAIHAIGKAADGKGVYERPGISIKLSALHPRYSRAQWQRVMGELLPRVLQLCELARSYDIGLNIDAEEADRLELSLDLLEQLAHAPGLAGWNGLGFVIQAYQKRCPYVIDYLIDLARRSERRLMVRLVKGAYWDSEIKRAQIDGLSDYPVYTRKHHTDVAYIACARKLLAAPSAIYPQFATHNAQTVASIESLAGAQPYSAGRYEFQCLHGMGEQLYLHVVEAEDKAARRPCRIYAPVGTHETLLAYLVRRLLENGANSSFVHRIANPDWPISDLIAAPADQTWAEGQPDPQTRTGVETLLAADDIGLPHPRIVLPRDLLGEQRRNSSGLDLSDDGVLSALSQALAQSRPAPLRQGIHAVHAADTIGTAITNPASHQELLGYVSDSGPAQIQQALQTAAQAQPAWQASPAELRASLLQTAAELFETQMQPLMSLLMREAGKTAANAVSEVREAVDFLRYYAAQIRRQADADLLAPGIGPVVCISPWNFPLAIFTGQVAAALGAGNVVLAKPAEQTPLIALEAVRLLHQAGIAPDVLQLLPGRGETVGAALVADARVAGVLFTGSTEVARLLALQTAARLRPDGQPVVLVAETGGQNAMLVDSSALVEQAVQDIAASAFDSAGQRCSALRLLCVQNDCADRLLAMLRGAMQELHCGNPAELATDVGPVIDADAKTGIERHIARLRALGLRIHQSPLSPETAAQGHFVAPTLIELPDLHQLKREVFGPVLHVLRYQRRELPQLLERINALGYGLTMGLHTRIDETVQQVAQAAHVGNLYVNRNMVGAVVGVQPFGGEGLSGTGPKAGGPLYLPRLQQIPGSPLSLLSLLLHQSGEAQASVTPVTAAAATALRQLGHWARQHGEAIVSHDCERLQSALPDLHAARLLPGPTGERNLYQLLGKPRTLCLAQERTMLLQQLAAALASGSQALWLPGPLGTAVHGKLPEPLRRHVLLLPAELSVEEIAETEPMDSALLECDAPQFLRWAQALARRPGPLILPTRCVAGQPVRLERLWHERALSHNTAAAGGNAALMTLE; this is encoded by the coding sequence ATGGTGAAGGCCGCGCACCCGCTCGCGTCCAGGCTCTACGACACCTGCACAGACATGCCGACTTTCACTGCGCTGCCAGATTCCAGCCGCCCTGCCGATGAACTGCGTCAAGCCATCAGTTGCGCCACCCGCATGGCCGAGTCCGATGCCGTGGCCCGGCTGCTGCCTGCAGCCACGCTGCCGCCCGCCGAGGCAGCCCAGGTCGCAGACCATGCGCAAAAGCTGGTCGAGCAGCTGCGCGCCCAACCCGCCAGCGCTGGGCGCCAGGGGCTGGTGCAAGGTCTGCTGCAGGAGTTTTCGCTGTCCTCGCAGGAAGGCGTGGCGCTGATGTGCCTGGCCGAAGCCTTGCTGCGCATCCCCGATGCAGCCACCCGTGATGCGCTGATCCGCGACAAGCTGCGCGGCGGCGACTGGCAGGCTCATCTGGGAAAGAGCCCCTCGCTCTTTGTCAATGCTGCCGCCTGGGGACTGGTGGTCACCGGAAAGCTGGTCGATACGCATAGCGAGTCAGGCCTGCTCGCGGCGCTCAAACGCATCACAGCCAGGGGCGGCGAGCCGCTGGTGCGCAAGGGCGTGGACATGGCCATGCGCTTGATGGGCGAACAGTTTGTGATGGGCGAGACCATTTCCCAGGCTCTGGAGCGCGCTCGCGAACTGCAGACCAGAGGCTTTCGCTATTCCTACGACATGCTTGGCGAGGCCGCCCTCACCGCCGAGGACGCGCAGCGCTACATGCAGTCCTATGTGAATGCGATTCATGCGATCGGCAAGGCCGCTGACGGCAAGGGCGTCTATGAACGGCCGGGCATTTCCATCAAGCTCAGCGCCCTGCACCCACGCTACAGCCGCGCGCAATGGCAGCGCGTGATGGGCGAGCTGCTGCCGCGCGTGCTGCAACTGTGCGAGCTGGCACGCAGCTACGACATAGGACTCAATATCGATGCCGAAGAAGCCGACCGCCTGGAGCTGTCGCTGGACCTGCTGGAACAGTTGGCCCACGCACCTGGCCTGGCGGGCTGGAACGGCCTGGGCTTTGTGATTCAGGCCTATCAGAAACGTTGTCCCTATGTGATCGACTATCTGATCGACCTGGCCCGTCGCAGCGAGCGACGTCTGATGGTGCGCCTGGTCAAAGGCGCCTACTGGGACAGCGAAATCAAGCGCGCCCAGATCGACGGTCTGAGCGACTACCCGGTCTACACCCGCAAGCACCACACCGATGTGGCCTATATCGCCTGCGCTCGCAAGCTGCTGGCCGCACCCAGCGCCATCTACCCGCAATTCGCCACCCATAACGCCCAGACCGTGGCCAGTATCGAATCATTGGCCGGTGCCCAGCCCTACAGCGCCGGACGTTACGAGTTTCAATGCCTGCACGGCATGGGCGAGCAGCTCTATCTGCATGTGGTCGAGGCCGAGGACAAGGCCGCACGCCGCCCCTGCCGCATCTATGCTCCCGTGGGCACGCACGAGACACTGCTGGCCTATCTGGTGCGCCGCCTGCTGGAAAACGGCGCCAACAGCTCATTCGTGCACCGCATCGCCAATCCCGACTGGCCCATCTCTGATTTGATAGCAGCCCCTGCAGACCAAACCTGGGCCGAGGGCCAACCGGATCCCCAAACCCGAACCGGGGTGGAGACACTTCTTGCGGCCGATGACATAGGCCTGCCCCACCCCCGTATAGTGCTGCCGCGCGATCTGCTGGGCGAACAGCGCCGCAACTCCTCTGGTCTGGACCTGAGCGATGACGGTGTATTAAGCGCTCTGTCTCAAGCGCTTGCGCAAAGCCGGCCCGCACCACTTCGCCAGGGTATCCATGCCGTGCATGCCGCCGACACCATCGGCACAGCCATAACCAACCCGGCCAGCCATCAGGAGCTGCTGGGCTATGTCAGCGATTCCGGGCCCGCGCAGATTCAGCAGGCACTGCAGACGGCCGCACAGGCCCAGCCCGCCTGGCAAGCCAGCCCGGCCGAGCTGCGTGCCAGTCTGCTGCAGACCGCAGCCGAGCTCTTTGAAACGCAGATGCAGCCGCTGATGAGCCTGCTGATGCGTGAAGCCGGCAAGACTGCGGCCAATGCCGTGTCCGAGGTGCGCGAGGCCGTGGACTTTCTGCGCTATTACGCGGCTCAGATTCGGCGGCAGGCCGATGCAGATCTGCTCGCCCCCGGCATAGGCCCAGTGGTCTGCATCAGCCCCTGGAATTTTCCACTGGCCATCTTCACCGGCCAGGTCGCTGCCGCCTTGGGCGCCGGCAATGTGGTGCTTGCCAAGCCCGCCGAGCAGACCCCGCTGATCGCCCTTGAAGCCGTGCGCCTGCTGCATCAGGCCGGCATTGCGCCAGACGTTCTGCAGTTGCTGCCCGGCCGGGGCGAGACCGTGGGCGCCGCGCTGGTGGCCGATGCGCGCGTGGCTGGCGTGCTGTTCACCGGCTCCACCGAGGTGGCGCGACTGCTGGCTCTGCAGACCGCCGCCAGGCTGCGCCCCGACGGCCAGCCTGTAGTGCTGGTGGCCGAAACCGGCGGTCAGAACGCCATGCTGGTGGACTCATCCGCCCTGGTCGAGCAAGCCGTGCAGGACATTGCTGCATCCGCCTTTGACAGCGCGGGCCAGCGCTGCTCGGCCTTGCGCCTGCTGTGCGTGCAAAACGACTGCGCCGACCGGCTGCTGGCCATGCTGCGCGGTGCCATGCAAGAGTTGCATTGCGGCAACCCGGCCGAACTGGCCACCGATGTGGGGCCCGTGATCGATGCCGATGCCAAGACGGGTATCGAGCGGCATATCGCCAGACTCAGGGCTCTGGGTCTGCGCATCCATCAGTCGCCGCTGAGCCCGGAAACTGCTGCACAAGGGCATTTTGTGGCGCCCACGCTGATCGAGCTGCCCGATCTGCATCAGCTCAAGCGCGAAGTCTTCGGCCCCGTACTCCATGTACTGCGCTATCAAAGGCGCGAGTTGCCGCAGTTGCTGGAGCGCATCAACGCCCTGGGCTACGGCCTGACCATGGGATTGCACACGCGCATCGACGAAACCGTGCAGCAGGTCGCCCAGGCGGCACATGTCGGCAACCTGTATGTGAATCGCAATATGGTAGGGGCCGTGGTCGGTGTTCAGCCCTTTGGCGGCGAGGGGCTGTCGGGCACCGGTCCCAAGGCTGGCGGCCCGCTGTATCTGCCGCGCCTGCAGCAGATACCCGGCTCGCCCCTGAGTTTGCTCAGTCTGCTGCTGCATCAATCCGGAGAGGCACAGGCCAGTGTCACGCCCGTCACGGCAGCAGCGGCGACCGCCTTGCGACAGCTGGGCCACTGGGCCAGGCAGCATGGTGAGGCCATCGTCAGCCACGATTGCGAGCGACTGCAATCGGCCCTGCCCGATCTGCATGCCGCGCGCCTGCTGCCCGGCCCCACAGGCGAGCGCAATCTCTACCAGCTGCTTGGCAAGCCGCGCACACTGTGCCTGGCGCAGGAGAGAACCATGCTCCTGCAGCAACTGGCTGCCGCACTGGCCAGCGGCTCGCAAGCACTGTGGCTACCCGGCCCGCTAGGCACCGCAGTTCACGGCAAGCTGCCGGAGCCACTGCGCCGCCATGTGCTGCTGTTGCCTGCCGAGCTCAGTGTCGAGGAAATTGCAGAGACCGAGCCCATGGATTCAGCACTGCTGGAATGCGATGCCCCCCAATTTCTACGCTGGGCGCAGGCCCTGGCAAGACGCCCTGGCCCGTTGATACTGCCCACACGCTGTGTGGCAGGCCAGCCCGTTCGGCTGGAGCGGCTCTGGCATGAGAGAGCTCTGTCGCACAACACGGCGGCAGCGGGCGGCAATGCGGCATTGATGACGCTGGAATAG
- a CDS encoding CysB family HTH-type transcriptional regulator, with amino-acid sequence MNFQQLRSVRETARCGFNLTEVAAMLHTSQPGVSRQIRELEEELGIDIFVRAGKRLTGLTPPGSALLPIVERMLLEADNLRRAGDDFHASERGGLSIAATHSQARYALPQVVRDFRRLYPQVSLHLHQGSPRQVAEMLLSGEADIGVATEALGSYENLVTLPCYRWSHSVVVPPGHELLDTEGALTLQALARHPIITYEQGYTGRAHIDKAFAATGLVPDVVLTAMDADVIKTYAELGMGVGIIASIAFDAERDRHLRAIDARHLFEVNLTRLALRRDAWLRGYAYAFIESFVPTLKPEVVRAALQSAEG; translated from the coding sequence GCAACTGCGTTCGGTCCGCGAAACGGCAAGGTGTGGCTTCAATCTGACCGAAGTGGCGGCCATGCTCCACACTTCGCAGCCCGGCGTGAGCCGGCAGATTCGCGAGCTCGAGGAGGAATTGGGCATCGATATCTTTGTGCGCGCCGGCAAGCGTCTGACGGGGTTGACGCCGCCAGGCTCGGCCTTGCTGCCTATTGTCGAGCGCATGCTGCTGGAAGCCGACAATCTGCGTCGCGCGGGCGATGACTTCCACGCCAGCGAGCGCGGCGGCCTGTCGATTGCTGCCACGCATTCCCAGGCACGCTATGCCTTGCCGCAGGTGGTGCGTGATTTCCGCAGGCTCTACCCCCAGGTTTCGCTGCATCTGCATCAGGGCTCGCCACGCCAGGTGGCCGAGATGCTGCTCTCGGGAGAGGCCGATATCGGCGTGGCCACCGAGGCGCTGGGAAGCTATGAGAACCTGGTGACCCTGCCTTGCTACCGCTGGTCGCACAGCGTGGTCGTTCCGCCCGGCCATGAACTGCTCGATACAGAAGGAGCCTTGACGCTGCAGGCGCTGGCGCGCCACCCCATCATCACCTACGAACAGGGCTACACCGGGCGTGCCCATATCGACAAGGCGTTTGCGGCGACCGGGCTGGTGCCCGATGTGGTGCTCACCGCCATGGATGCCGACGTGATCAAGACCTATGCGGAACTGGGCATGGGCGTGGGCATCATCGCCTCCATCGCTTTCGATGCCGAGCGTGACCGCCATCTGCGCGCCATCGATGCGCGCCATCTGTTCGAGGTCAATCTCACACGGCTGGCCCTGCGCCGCGATGCCTGGCTGCGTGGCTATGCCTATGCCTTCATCGAAAGCTTTGTGCCCACACTGAAGCCTGAGGTGGTGCGTGCGGCACTGCAGTCTGCCGAAGGCTGA
- a CDS encoding TOBE domain-containing protein — MSIQAINVRNQFKGKVKEIIRGDVVSEVDVETPWGIVTSVITTRSVNDLGLAVGSEVVALVKSTEVSIAKL, encoded by the coding sequence ATGTCTATTCAAGCCATCAATGTGCGCAACCAGTTCAAGGGCAAGGTCAAGGAAATCATCCGTGGTGACGTAGTTTCGGAGGTGGATGTCGAGACGCCCTGGGGCATCGTCACTTCGGTGATCACCACGCGCTCGGTCAATGATCTGGGCTTGGCAGTGGGCTCGGAAGTGGTGGCCCTGGTCAAGTCCACCGAGGTGTCCATCGCCAAGCTGTAA